The uncultured Cohaesibacter sp. genomic sequence CACAAATGCGCTGCACCTCTTCCAGCCTGTGGCTGATATAGAGGATCGAGCGCCCCTCGCTCGCCAAGCGCAGGAGCGTCTTGAACAGCAATTCCGCTTCCTGCGGGGTCAACACAGAGGTTGGCTCATCCATGATGATGAGCTGAGGGTCTTGCAAAAGGCAGCGAACGATTTCAATACGCTGGCGTTCCCCCACGGACAGATCGGCGACAAGATTATGGGCCTTGAGCGGTAACCCATATTCGTTGCTCACCTGTTCAATGCGCTTGGAGAGGGCCGCCATCTTCTGCCCTTTGGGCAACGCCAAGGCGATATTCTCAACGACCGTCATGCTGTCGAACAAGGAAAAATGCTGAAAAACCATGCCGATACCGAGCTTTCTTGCTTCGGCGGGGTCTTTCAGCTGGACGTCTTTGCCTTTCCAGATGATTGCGCCCGCAGTGGGCTCAAGAGATCCGTAAAGCATTTTAACAAGGGTCGATTTGCCTGCACCATTTTCGCCCAAAAGAGCGTGGATTTCGCCCGGTTGCACGACCAGATCCACGGCGTCATTGGCCAGCAGAGTGCCAAAGCGCTTGGTAAGGCCTTTGGCTTCAAGAAGGGGAGCTGATGTCATCACGACCTGTTTACAGAGCTTGTTTGACCGATTTTCCGTCATTCCCATAAATGCAAAACACTGAATGCTTCTTCAGCAGCCAGTGTTGCGGCGGAAAATCGCCAGTCTTATTACAGCTTGGGTTCTCACTCTGTTTAAGTGACAATGAAGTGACAATCCATACGCAAAAACCTTTTCGGCGCTAAAATTTTGACCTTTTACCGAATTTTTTGAACGGAATTTAATCAAGTCTAATTATTGTGCACAATTCGTGATCAGTCGCTATTTGACCGTTCTCTTTATGCGCCTGATTGACCGGAAAACGCTGCTCAGGAAAAGCGATTGTTGAAGAACTGCTGAGCGTGGGTCAGGAACATCGCCGGGGCGAGTTTCAGCTTGCGTTGCTGATGGGTCAAGATAGACAGCGTATTATAGTGCAATTGCTCGTTGGTGAGCGGAACAAAACGCAATTCGGAGTGATCAAGCGAGTCGTTCAGCCCAATTCGGGTTTGAAAACAGACTCCTAGATCGCGGGCTGCCAACCTGCGCATCATCTGAAGTGTGCTGACTTCGGCGAAAATGGATGGCTCTGTTTCCGTTTTGGAAAGCAAACGATCCAGAGCTGTGCGCAAGGAAAGGCCGCGCGAAGGCAGAATGATCGGGAAATCCAGGCAATCTTCAAAACAGCAAGAATCCATCTGTGCGAGTGGGTGATTCTTGTTCACCACAGCACCAATCTCAAATGGATGGGAATAATTAACTGCCAGCAGGTCTTCATCTGGCGGATCAAAACAAAAGCCGATATCGGCATCGGAATCGATGATCTGGCGCGCGATATTGTCAGAATGGGTGACCGTGATCCTGAGCTGGATGTCGGGATAGCTCTTGCCAAAGGATGCGGCAAGATCGGACAGCAGCTCAGTGGCGACGCTTTCCACGCTGGCAATGCGCACGATCCCGCGCTTGAGGCCGCGCAGAGCGTCCAGTTCGGAAGTTGTCTGCTCGAAATCACGCAAAACATGGGTGACATGGCGCAGGAGAATTTCTCCCGCGGGGGAAAGCTGCAACCGCCGCCCTACCCGTTCGAACAGTGGCACGCCAAGGCTCTCTTCGAGCCAGAGAATCTGTCGGTTGACGGCTGAGGAGGCAACATTGAGCTCTCGGCTCGCTGCGCGAATTGCACCATGCTCGGCAACCGCAGCAAAATAACGCAAAGCCGGAGAATAAAGAAGACGAGCGCGGTCCAGAATGCTGCTCCTTGGTTTGGTGTTTTTATGCTATGACATTGACATATATAGGAGGATGAAACAAGCGTGACAGATTGCCAAGCGCTGTGGCTTGTTCACATTGTGTGTAATGCAACGCCTAGAAATGGCAACATGGAAAGAGGTCACCCCCTTCCCTCGCCCGATATCCGGCGCTGCTTTCAAACCGCACTTTCAGATGTATGGTCGGCTTTCATCTCGGCGAGCTTTTTGCGCCGTCTGGCATCCAGAGCGATGATATTGAGAAACTCGACCAAAACCGCAAAGCCCATCATGGCGTAGATATAACCGCGCGGAATATGCATGCTCAGGCCATCGCCCAGCAGAGCAAAACCAATCAGCATCAGAAAGCTAAGGGCCAGCATCTTGGTCGTTTGATGCACATTGATGAAGCGCGCAATGGGGCCTGAAGCGGCATACATGATGATCATGGCAATCACCATGGCTGCGATCATGATTTCGATATGCTCGGCCATGCCGATGGCAGTGACAATCGAATCGATGGAGAAGACCAGATCGATAATTATGATCTGAAGGATGGCTGCGCCGAAGACATATTCGGTTTTTCCGGTGCGGATCTTGGCCTCTTCCTCATGACTGAATTCCAGCTCAAGGTGAATTTCTGTCATGGCCTTGTAGATAAGGAAGACGCCGCCTGCGATCATGATGATGTCTCTCCACGAAAAGGCATGGTCAAACAGCGTGAAGACGGGTTCGGTGAGGCCGATCAGCCAGGAAAGGGCAAACAGGAGGCCAATGCGGAAGACAAGGGCGAGCAGGATGCCGATGGCGCGGGCGCGCTTACCCATCTGGGCGGGAAGCTTGCTGACAAGCACGGAAATGAACACGACATTGTCGATGCCCAAAACGATTTCCATGGCTGTAAGGGTGAGCAGGCTAGCCAGAATGGTGGGGTCTAGCAGATCAGGAAACATGTGCAGGTCGCTTTCTTGCAAAGAATGCCGTCAGGATCTGCTGTTAGCTTGCGGGTCTAATCCTGCGGAAATGGAGTAATGGTCCTATGGCGAACAGATAGATACCACTTATCGCCAAGACAATACGATCCAAGGATGTCGGCACCATGTTATTGAAAACAACATGACAGGCAAACACCGACCAGATGGCCACGAATACCAGTGTGAGCGGGCGCAAGGATTTCACCCGAACCGGATGCACGAATTCGACGGGAATGAATTGGGCAGCAGCCAGCAAAGCGATGGCGATGAAACCGATCACTGGATTTGGTGTGAAGAGGAAATAGTAAAACAGAACCCCGTTCCACACTGCCGGAAAGCCGCGAAATGCGTTTGACGGGCATTTCATCTGATCATTGGCAAAATACAAACCGCCAGATACCACAATGATGGCGCCAGCTATGAGCGAATAAGGCATCGGCATCAAATCCGCTTTCATGAAGGCAAAAGCGGGAATGAACACATAGGTCGCATAGTCGATGACGAAATCAAGACTGTTGCCGCTCCAGTTTGGCAAAATCTGTCTGACTTTCATCTTGCGCGCAATAGGCCCATCGATGCCATCGACGAACTGTGCGGCGAGCAGCCAGAAGAACAAGGCTGTCCAATCGCCGTTCGAAGCGGCCAATGTTGCCAGAAGGGCAAATGCTGCACCAGAGGCAGTCAACAGATGAACTAGAAACGCGGTTTGTTTTTGCATGCGCTGTCCCTATCCCAAACTGCATCCGGACGCAATCGGAAACATCAGGCATCCGCTACAAAAATCAAATGCCGAGAATTGTTCGCCCTGCCGGAGAGATAGAGAGCACCAAAAGTCCCCATAATATAAGGAAAACCCCGATGCCGCGCGTGACCCATGGATTGGGAACGACCTTCTCTATTGCCATCAATAGTCCAAGGATCGCCATCCATATGACATTCATGACGCCGACCGCAAACATGACGATCATAAGCGCCCATGTGCAACCGGTGCAGAAGAGCCCTTGCTCCAGCCCCATGACGTATGAGCCCGCAAAAGACCGAAAGAAGCCTTTCTCAGTGCGTCGGTTGAAATAGGGAAAGGGCAATTGGCAGCGCAGCAGACAGGCCTGCTTTGCAGCCGTGAACTGGTAAAGGCCCGCGAGCAGCAACGTGCTGGCAGAAAAAACCATCGAGGCTGGCGCCATTACTGGCGACATGGTCTGGATTTCCGTAAGGCCCCATTGCAGCATGGTGGCAAGAAAGGCAAAGCCGATCCATATGCTCAGATAGCCAAGGGTTAGCAGAAGCACGGAAAATGGACCAGCCTTTCTGCCCTTTGCTTCCTGCACAGACGCGTAGCTCTTGAGGATTGGAGCCGCAGTTGGCAGCATCATGGCTATGGCCATCATGACCCACATGGCAAAGACGATGATCAGATCCTGCAGCCCCCAGGCATCCTGACTGGGCATCCCGAAGTGGCCGATGGCTGCTGAAGGAGCGCATACTGCGGCGATGAAGGCACGGGTCGTCGGGTCCAGACTCTCAAAACCGTTAAAGGCGTTAAAGGCTGACATGCCAGGCCCCAGCGCTCTCATGTCCATGTCAGGAGCCATATCGACCACCATGGCAAACAGATAGAACCAGGCAAAAAGCGAGGCTGCTGCTATGGCCAGAAAAAGCGCGATACGCGGTTTGGCTTCAGCGGCTGCTAAATCGGGATGTTCCGCACGGAAGCGGGCCATCTGCATTTGCAATTCCTTGGCGCTGCTGGTGTCAAAAAAATTCCCCAATAGACTCATCCGGACACCGCCTTTTCTTCGTAAGTGGATTCACGCTGTCATATGAACCGGACTTGGTGCAAATTGCAAGTTAGTCATGGTGCCATAGAGGAAGGGGCAAGGCCTATATCTCGCACCAATCAGGCTGGATTTTCTGCCTTTCACAGGCTAAGAAACGGGCTAATACAAAATGATCCTGCGGAATCAGACCGCAAAGGGAGCTGTCATGTCGCACATGAGAAAAGTGGATGTTGCTGTTGTTGGAAGTGGACCTGCGGGGCATGTTGCCGCGATCCAGATGGCAAAGCTCGGGCTCTCCTGCGTTCTGATCGGGCCGGAGCATAGCGGCGAAGACGGACGGACCACGGCCCTGTTGGGCAGTTCAGTGCCTTACCTTCAAAGTCTCGGGCTCTGGGACGCGATTGCAGCCGAAGGGCAAGCCCTCAGGGTCATGCGTCTCATCGACGACACCGGCCGCCTTTTCAAGGCGCCAACAACAGAATTTGATAGCTCCGAGATCGAGCTTGATGCGTTTGGCTATAATATTGATAACAATCGCCTCGTCGCCACCCTGCATGCTGCTTTGGAAGTGCAGGACCCGGAGCACCTGATACAGGACAAGCAGTTCGCCCGTTCAGTGCGGTTGGAGCATGATGAGGCCAGAATAGAGATGGAAGACGGCTCCATCTGGCAGGCGCGACTCGCCATCGCCGCCGACGGACGCAAATCCATCGTGCGGGACGCCGCCGGTATAGAGATGCGCAAATGGACCTATCCGCAAACGGCCCTGGTGGTCAATCTGCATCACCCTTCAACGCCGCACAATAATGCCTCCACAGAGTTTCACACCAAGACAGGTCCATTCACGCTGGTTCCTTATCGTGATGGGGTAACGTCCAGCCTCGTTTGCGTTGTTTCCGATGATGACGCCGAACGCCTCAAGGGGATGTCGCGGCAGGCGTTGGCGCTTGAGTTGGAGCAGAGAGCACATTTCATCTATGGCGCTTTCAGCGTGATCTCCGATCCGCAGAGTTTCCCGCTTTCCGGCATGATCGCAAAGACCTTCTATGGCCCGCGCTCGGTATTGATAGCAGAGAGCGCCC encodes the following:
- a CDS encoding FAD-dependent monooxygenase translates to MSHMRKVDVAVVGSGPAGHVAAIQMAKLGLSCVLIGPEHSGEDGRTTALLGSSVPYLQSLGLWDAIAAEGQALRVMRLIDDTGRLFKAPTTEFDSSEIELDAFGYNIDNNRLVATLHAALEVQDPEHLIQDKQFARSVRLEHDEARIEMEDGSIWQARLAIAADGRKSIVRDAAGIEMRKWTYPQTALVVNLHHPSTPHNNASTEFHTKTGPFTLVPYRDGVTSSLVCVVSDDDAERLKGMSRQALALELEQRAHFIYGAFSVISDPQSFPLSGMIAKTFYGPRSVLIAESAHAFPPIGAQGLNLTLRDISTLADVIRENGIEDPGAEEVVQTYGHSRRSDIWSRTAGVHMLNMSLISALPLGQGARTAGLALANMVPSLRKLMMKAGLDAPTKIGWSADAMRKPEKHS
- a CDS encoding DUF2182 domain-containing protein; amino-acid sequence: MQMARFRAEHPDLAAAEAKPRIALFLAIAAASLFAWFYLFAMVVDMAPDMDMRALGPGMSAFNAFNGFESLDPTTRAFIAAVCAPSAAIGHFGMPSQDAWGLQDLIIVFAMWVMMAIAMMLPTAAPILKSYASVQEAKGRKAGPFSVLLLTLGYLSIWIGFAFLATMLQWGLTEIQTMSPVMAPASMVFSASTLLLAGLYQFTAAKQACLLRCQLPFPYFNRRTEKGFFRSFAGSYVMGLEQGLFCTGCTWALMIVMFAVGVMNVIWMAILGLLMAIEKVVPNPWVTRGIGVFLILWGLLVLSISPAGRTILGI
- a CDS encoding CDP-alcohol phosphatidyltransferase family protein; amino-acid sequence: MQKQTAFLVHLLTASGAAFALLATLAASNGDWTALFFWLLAAQFVDGIDGPIARKMKVRQILPNWSGNSLDFVIDYATYVFIPAFAFMKADLMPMPYSLIAGAIIVVSGGLYFANDQMKCPSNAFRGFPAVWNGVLFYYFLFTPNPVIGFIAIALLAAAQFIPVEFVHPVRVKSLRPLTLVFVAIWSVFACHVVFNNMVPTSLDRIVLAISGIYLFAIGPLLHFRRIRPAS
- a CDS encoding LysR family transcriptional regulator; this translates as MRYFAAVAEHGAIRAASRELNVASSAVNRQILWLEESLGVPLFERVGRRLQLSPAGEILLRHVTHVLRDFEQTTSELDALRGLKRGIVRIASVESVATELLSDLAASFGKSYPDIQLRITVTHSDNIARQIIDSDADIGFCFDPPDEDLLAVNYSHPFEIGAVVNKNHPLAQMDSCCFEDCLDFPIILPSRGLSLRTALDRLLSKTETEPSIFAEVSTLQMMRRLAARDLGVCFQTRIGLNDSLDHSELRFVPLTNEQLHYNTLSILTHQQRKLKLAPAMFLTHAQQFFNNRFS
- a CDS encoding TerC family protein, whose protein sequence is MFPDLLDPTILASLLTLTAMEIVLGIDNVVFISVLVSKLPAQMGKRARAIGILLALVFRIGLLFALSWLIGLTEPVFTLFDHAFSWRDIIMIAGGVFLIYKAMTEIHLELEFSHEEEAKIRTGKTEYVFGAAILQIIIIDLVFSIDSIVTAIGMAEHIEIMIAAMVIAMIIMYAASGPIARFINVHQTTKMLALSFLMLIGFALLGDGLSMHIPRGYIYAMMGFAVLVEFLNIIALDARRRKKLAEMKADHTSESAV